One Rhizobium sp. NRK18 genomic window carries:
- a CDS encoding glutathione peroxidase, with product MTVYDYQARTNAGQEIGLDSYRGKVLLIVNTASACGFTPQYAGLETLYKTYKDDLVILAFPCNQFGAQEKGSDEDIRTFCDLNFNISFPLFAKVDVNGSDAHPLFKYLKEALPGVLGTEAIKWNFTKFLVGRDGKPLKRFAPNDKPEDIEDDIKAAIAA from the coding sequence ATGACTGTCTATGACTATCAGGCCAGGACCAATGCCGGCCAGGAGATCGGGCTCGATAGCTATCGCGGCAAGGTGCTGCTGATCGTCAACACGGCGAGCGCCTGCGGCTTCACCCCGCAATATGCCGGGCTGGAGACGCTCTACAAGACGTACAAGGACGACCTCGTCATCCTCGCCTTTCCCTGCAACCAGTTCGGCGCACAGGAAAAGGGCAGCGACGAGGACATCAGGACCTTCTGCGACCTGAACTTCAACATCTCCTTCCCGCTCTTCGCCAAGGTCGATGTCAACGGCAGCGACGCGCATCCGCTGTTCAAGTATCTGAAGGAAGCATTGCCCGGCGTGCTCGGCACGGAGGCGATCAAGTGGAACTTCACCAAGTTCCTCGTCGGCCGCGACGGCAAGCCGCTCAAGCGCTTTGCACCGAACGACAAGCCGGAAGATATCGAGGACGACATCAAGGCGGCGATCGCCGCCTGA
- a CDS encoding DUF2892 domain-containing protein: protein MSFQAGQAHYRALPAMTGECLAFGKVTHMFAKNVGSVDRMLRILVGVVLIALFFLYPGAWWRYYALIGIVPLATGLLSTCPLYSILGISTCPVKKN from the coding sequence ATGTCGTTCCAGGCGGGACAGGCGCATTATCGCGCATTGCCGGCGATGACCGGCGAATGCCTCGCTTTCGGAAAGGTCACTCACATGTTTGCCAAGAATGTCGGTTCCGTCGATCGCATGCTCAGAATCCTGGTCGGCGTGGTCCTGATCGCGCTGTTCTTCCTGTATCCGGGCGCCTGGTGGCGCTATTACGCGCTGATCGGCATCGTGCCGCTGGCCACCGGGCTTCTGTCCACGTGCCCGCTCTATTCGATCCTCGGCATTTCGACCTGCCCGGTGAAAAAGAACTGA
- the pth gene encoding aminoacyl-tRNA hydrolase yields the protein MIIIAGLGNPGAKYAGNRHNIGFMAVDAIQRRASFAPWSKKFRAEISEGEIAGEKVLLMKPQTFMNLSGESVGEAMRFYKLGPENIVAVYDELDLLPGKARIKTGGGSGGHNGIKSLDAHCGKDYRRLRLGIGHPGDKAHVHGYVLGDFAKADREWLDPLMDALADNAEMLVKAEDSQLMNKLALAVGGTADAPAAKPAKAPVKPAAKPTGKSHIHQARTGQQKLPEKGPMADMLKRMFGKKDD from the coding sequence ATGATCATAATCGCCGGCCTCGGCAATCCCGGCGCGAAGTACGCCGGCAACCGTCACAACATCGGCTTCATGGCCGTCGATGCGATCCAGCGCCGCGCCTCCTTCGCGCCCTGGTCGAAGAAGTTTCGCGCCGAAATCTCGGAAGGCGAGATCGCCGGTGAAAAGGTGCTGCTGATGAAGCCGCAGACCTTCATGAATCTCTCCGGGGAATCCGTCGGCGAGGCGATGCGCTTCTACAAACTCGGTCCTGAAAACATCGTCGCTGTCTATGACGAACTCGATCTCCTGCCGGGCAAGGCGCGAATCAAGACCGGCGGCGGCTCCGGCGGCCACAACGGCATCAAGTCGCTCGACGCTCATTGCGGCAAGGACTACCGCCGGCTGCGCCTCGGCATCGGCCATCCGGGCGACAAGGCCCACGTGCACGGCTATGTCCTCGGCGACTTCGCCAAGGCCGACCGTGAATGGCTCGATCCGCTGATGGATGCGCTCGCCGACAATGCCGAGATGCTGGTCAAGGCCGAGGATTCGCAACTGATGAACAAGCTGGCGCTCGCCGTCGGCGGCACCGCCGACGCTCCCGCCGCCAAGCCGGCCAAGGCGCCCGTCAAGCCCGCAGCCAAACCGACCGGCAAGTCGCATATCCATCAGGCGCGAACGGGCCAGCAGAAGCTTCCCGAAAAGGGTCCGATGGCCGACATGCTGAAGCGCATGTTCGGCAAGAAGGACGACTAA
- a CDS encoding cytochrome c1, with protein sequence MKKLVSSIVIAAAVFASGSAYAAEEGHGLAEEATHAIAGGHFPILKPKNEEWSFAGPFGHYDKAQLQRGLKVYTEVCSACHSMQLVSFRTLEELGYSEAQVKAFAANYEVQDGPNGDGEMFTRKAVPSDYFPSPFPNPEAAAAANNGAAPPDMSLLAKARGVERGFPTFIFDIFTQYQEGGPDYIYSLITGYQEPPEGIKNTDGSDYKVPEGTHFNPYFAGSPSLAMAQPISDGQVTYDDGSPETVHQYAHDVAAFLMWAAEPHLEERKRTGFMVLVFLAIFTALIYLTKKAVYSNKEH encoded by the coding sequence ATGAAAAAGCTTGTATCAAGCATTGTCATCGCCGCCGCGGTCTTCGCGTCGGGATCGGCATACGCCGCCGAGGAAGGCCATGGCCTCGCCGAGGAAGCAACGCATGCGATTGCGGGTGGGCACTTCCCCATCCTCAAGCCGAAGAACGAGGAGTGGAGCTTTGCCGGGCCGTTCGGCCATTACGACAAGGCTCAGCTGCAGCGCGGCCTGAAGGTCTACACAGAAGTCTGTTCTGCCTGTCACTCGATGCAGCTCGTGTCCTTCCGCACGCTGGAAGAGCTCGGCTATTCCGAAGCACAGGTAAAGGCCTTCGCGGCGAACTACGAAGTGCAGGACGGCCCGAACGGCGATGGTGAGATGTTCACCCGCAAGGCCGTTCCGTCCGACTACTTCCCGTCGCCGTTCCCGAACCCGGAAGCAGCTGCCGCCGCCAACAACGGTGCGGCTCCGCCGGACATGTCGCTGCTCGCCAAGGCGCGCGGCGTCGAGCGCGGGTTCCCGACCTTCATCTTCGATATCTTCACGCAGTATCAGGAAGGTGGTCCGGACTATATCTACTCGCTGATCACCGGGTACCAGGAGCCGCCGGAAGGCATCAAGAACACCGACGGTTCCGACTACAAGGTTCCGGAAGGCACGCACTTCAACCCGTACTTCGCCGGTTCACCGTCGCTCGCCATGGCTCAGCCGATCTCCGACGGCCAGGTGACCTATGACGACGGTTCGCCGGAAACGGTCCACCAGTATGCGCATGACGTCGCAGCCTTCCTGATGTGGGCCGCCGAGCCGCATCTCGAAGAACGCAAGCGCACCGGCTTCATGGTTCTGGTGTTCCTGGCGATCTTTACGGCGCTGATCTACTTGACCAAGAAGGCGGTCTATTCCAACAAGGAACACTGA
- the ychF gene encoding redox-regulated ATPase YchF: MGFKCGIVGLPNVGKSTLFNALTKTAAAQAANYPFCTIEPNTGEVAVPDPRMKKLAEAAKSKEIIPTRISFVDIAGLVRGASKGEGLGNKFLANIREVDAVVHVLRCFEDDDITHVEGRINPVGDADTIETELMLADLESLERRVEQTRKRATGKDKESMAQLPVMEAVVKLLNEGKPARLLLKTLSPEEVLTLKGLNLLTSHPVLYVCNVAEADAATGNKHTEAVAAMAKEQGAECVIISAAIESEVAQLPEEEAQEFLGALGLEEAGLDRLIRAGYHLLDLITYFTVGPKETRAWTIVRGTKAPAAAGVIHTDFERGFIRANTIAYDDYIAFGGEVGAKEAGKARDEGKEYVVQDGDVIHFRFNT, from the coding sequence ATGGGTTTCAAATGCGGTATCGTCGGTCTGCCGAATGTCGGCAAGTCGACCCTCTTCAACGCGCTGACGAAAACGGCCGCCGCTCAGGCCGCCAACTATCCGTTCTGCACGATCGAGCCGAACACCGGCGAAGTCGCGGTGCCGGATCCGCGCATGAAGAAGCTGGCGGAAGCCGCCAAGTCCAAGGAAATCATCCCGACCCGCATTTCCTTCGTCGACATCGCCGGCCTGGTGCGCGGCGCATCGAAGGGCGAAGGCCTCGGCAACAAGTTCCTCGCCAACATCCGCGAAGTCGATGCCGTCGTGCACGTGCTGCGCTGCTTCGAGGATGACGACATCACCCACGTCGAAGGCCGCATCAATCCGGTCGGCGACGCCGACACGATCGAGACCGAGCTGATGCTCGCCGACCTCGAAAGCCTGGAGCGCCGCGTCGAGCAGACGCGCAAGCGCGCCACCGGCAAGGACAAGGAATCCATGGCGCAGCTCCCCGTCATGGAAGCGGTCGTCAAGCTCCTGAACGAAGGCAAGCCGGCGCGCCTGCTCCTGAAGACGCTGAGCCCCGAGGAAGTGCTGACGCTGAAGGGCCTCAACCTGCTGACCTCGCATCCGGTCCTCTACGTCTGCAACGTTGCCGAAGCCGATGCGGCAACCGGCAACAAGCACACCGAAGCCGTCGCCGCGATGGCGAAGGAACAGGGTGCGGAATGCGTGATCATCTCGGCCGCGATCGAATCCGAAGTGGCGCAGCTTCCGGAAGAGGAAGCGCAGGAATTCCTGGGCGCCCTCGGGCTGGAAGAAGCCGGCCTCGACCGGCTGATCCGCGCCGGCTACCACCTGCTCGACCTGATCACCTATTTCACCGTCGGCCCGAAGGAAACGCGCGCCTGGACGATCGTGCGCGGCACCAAGGCACCCGCCGCTGCCGGCGTCATCCACACGGATTTCGAACGCGGCTTCATCCGCGCCAACACCATCGCCTATGACGACTACATCGCCTTTGGCGGCGAAGTCGGCGCCAAGGAAGCCGGCAAGGCCCGCGACGAAGGCAAGGAATACGTCGTCCAGGACGGCGATGTCATCCACTTCCGCTTCAACACGTAA
- a CDS encoding MaoC/PaaZ C-terminal domain-containing protein, producing MKMAELHKPDTRVNVGTYTFTDEKIIRFARSFDPQPFHVDAEAAKDYVFGGLCASGWHTAAAWMQTFLGYWQRESERLTREGQEPPKLGPSPGFTSLKWLRPVFAGETVTYYVTLTGSRALASRPGLILNTTLVEAENQDQLPVLRFDGSVLEYE from the coding sequence ATGAAAATGGCGGAACTTCACAAGCCTGATACGCGCGTCAACGTCGGCACCTACACCTTCACCGACGAAAAGATCATCCGCTTCGCCAGGTCCTTCGACCCGCAGCCGTTCCATGTCGATGCGGAAGCGGCGAAGGATTACGTCTTCGGCGGCCTGTGCGCTTCCGGCTGGCACACGGCGGCCGCCTGGATGCAGACCTTTCTCGGCTACTGGCAGAGGGAGAGCGAACGATTGACGCGTGAAGGCCAGGAGCCGCCGAAGCTCGGCCCGTCGCCGGGCTTCACCAGCCTCAAATGGCTGCGTCCCGTCTTCGCCGGCGAAACGGTCACCTATTACGTCACGCTGACAGGCAGCCGCGCGCTTGCCTCGCGGCCCGGTCTTATTCTCAACACCACCCTTGTCGAAGCCGAGAACCAGGACCAGTTACCTGTCCTGCGCTTCGATGGCAGCGTGCTGGAATATGAGTGA
- a CDS encoding zinc transporter ZntB, which yields MGTTASTGRSSVSYGSEPGVRFALLLDGAGGGTQLDLTAIDSLKPEEGVVWLHLERDHPAAAEWIRTKSGLDPLVMDALLEEDTRPRVEPVDDGLLIILRGVCATAPDDVDDAPDDIDLVPIHLWVDGESVVSLRDSGHYITALRDIRLALENGKGPQRSGELLALISDKLVRDLEPVLDDMDEEVDQLDDMIFNGNDSEVRGRLKALRRRAVQLRRYLAPQRDALNRIEHDDAPWLGERDKLRMREVIDKLMRFIEYLDAIRDRTSILHDDLSTVISERIARNSNRLAALAALLLPPSVIAGLFGMNVGGIPGVNDTWAFILIVAFVTISSAATLWLLRRINWL from the coding sequence TTGGGTACAACAGCGTCAACGGGTCGGTCTTCGGTGAGCTACGGCTCCGAGCCCGGCGTCCGTTTTGCATTGCTTCTCGACGGCGCCGGCGGTGGCACGCAACTCGATCTGACGGCCATCGACAGCCTGAAACCCGAGGAAGGCGTCGTCTGGCTGCATCTGGAGCGGGACCATCCGGCAGCGGCGGAATGGATCCGGACGAAGAGCGGCCTCGACCCACTGGTCATGGACGCGCTTCTGGAGGAGGACACCCGCCCGCGCGTCGAGCCGGTCGACGACGGATTGCTGATCATCCTGCGCGGCGTCTGCGCGACCGCCCCGGACGACGTCGACGACGCGCCCGACGACATCGACCTTGTGCCGATCCATCTGTGGGTCGATGGCGAAAGCGTCGTCTCGCTGCGCGACAGCGGCCATTACATCACCGCCCTTCGCGACATCCGGCTGGCGCTCGAGAACGGCAAGGGACCGCAGCGCTCCGGGGAACTGCTGGCCCTCATTTCCGACAAGCTCGTCCGCGATCTCGAGCCGGTGCTGGATGACATGGACGAGGAGGTCGACCAGCTCGACGACATGATCTTTAACGGCAATGACAGCGAGGTGCGTGGGCGCCTCAAGGCACTCCGCCGTCGCGCCGTCCAGCTGCGCCGCTACCTGGCCCCGCAGCGCGACGCGCTCAACCGTATCGAACATGACGACGCCCCTTGGCTTGGCGAACGTGACAAGCTGAGGATGCGCGAGGTTATCGACAAGCTGATGCGCTTCATCGAATATCTCGACGCCATCCGAGACCGCACCTCGATCCTCCACGACGACCTGTCGACCGTGATCAGCGAGCGCATCGCCCGCAATTCCAACCGGCTGGCCGCACTTGCCGCCCTCCTCCTGCCGCCAAGCGTGATTGCCGGCCTGTTCGGCATGAATGTCGGCGGCATACCCGGCGTCAACGACACCTGGGCCTTCATCCTGATCGTCGCCTTCGTCACGATCAGTTCCGCCGCCACACTCTGGCTGCTCAGGCGCATCAACTGGCTCTGA
- the petA gene encoding ubiquinol-cytochrome c reductase iron-sulfur subunit has product MSEHEATSENMGEPTRRDFLYLTTGMAAAVGAVSVAWPFIDQMRPDASTLALASIEVDVSALEPGMSLTVKWRGKPVFIRNRTDKEVEEAASVPMDQLKDPVARNANLPADAPATGVDRSAGDGKQNWIVMIGSCTHLGCVPLGQAGEYNGWFCPCHGSVYDTAGRIRKGPAPENLHMPVFSFVKDTVIKIG; this is encoded by the coding sequence GTGAGCGAACACGAAGCGACTAGCGAGAACATGGGCGAGCCGACTCGCCGTGATTTCCTTTATTTGACCACCGGCATGGCTGCAGCAGTAGGCGCAGTTTCCGTTGCCTGGCCCTTTATCGACCAGATGCGTCCGGATGCATCGACCCTGGCGCTCGCCTCGATCGAGGTTGACGTTTCGGCGCTCGAGCCCGGCATGTCTCTGACGGTCAAGTGGCGCGGCAAGCCGGTATTCATCCGCAATCGTACGGACAAGGAAGTCGAAGAGGCTGCCAGCGTTCCGATGGATCAGCTGAAGGATCCGGTCGCACGTAACGCCAACCTGCCGGCCGATGCGCCCGCGACGGGCGTTGACCGTTCCGCCGGCGACGGCAAGCAGAACTGGATCGTCATGATCGGCTCGTGCACCCATCTCGGCTGCGTGCCGCTCGGTCAGGCCGGCGAATACAATGGCTGGTTCTGTCCCTGCCATGGTTCTGTCTACGATACGGCGGGCCGTATCCGTAAGGGTCCGGCACCCGAGAACCTCCACATGCCGGTTTTCTCGTTCGTCAAAGACACAGTCATTAAGATCGGTTGA
- a CDS encoding DUF930 domain-containing protein, whose translation MQAERLLTGPESPPGDRRSVAVSVAVHGVLLILLLLLTRYPRTQVRPAEESIAVQIVPAALPQAVRPAPAVLTAPKASATTAAPPVPPASDKSAQMPQGLAPPKSDGMVQAKTFFAAKTLADPRSAKAVAELDGVALDDRKEQICDLEAMEQVEAWKKSLKTEQVIAYALKDAETDGATIRAEGAAIRANGLWYKLKFDCTLGTDDRTVTAFAFELGDAIPKSDWERYYLPAGGDED comes from the coding sequence ATGCAGGCAGAAAGACTTCTTACGGGGCCGGAGAGCCCGCCCGGCGACCGGAGGTCTGTTGCCGTTTCCGTGGCGGTGCACGGCGTTCTCCTCATCCTGCTTTTGCTTCTCACGCGCTATCCCAGAACGCAGGTCAGGCCGGCCGAAGAAAGCATCGCTGTGCAGATCGTGCCGGCCGCGCTGCCGCAGGCTGTACGTCCGGCGCCGGCCGTCCTGACCGCGCCGAAGGCATCTGCCACCACTGCGGCTCCGCCCGTGCCGCCGGCCTCCGACAAGTCCGCCCAGATGCCGCAAGGACTGGCGCCTCCGAAGAGTGACGGAATGGTGCAGGCGAAGACCTTCTTCGCGGCAAAGACGCTCGCCGATCCGCGCAGCGCCAAGGCGGTTGCCGAACTCGACGGCGTGGCGCTCGATGACCGGAAGGAGCAGATCTGCGACCTGGAGGCGATGGAGCAGGTGGAGGCCTGGAAAAAGAGCCTCAAGACCGAACAGGTGATCGCCTATGCGCTGAAGGATGCCGAAACGGACGGCGCCACCATTCGCGCCGAGGGCGCGGCGATCCGCGCCAATGGCTTATGGTACAAGCTCAAGTTCGACTGCACGCTCGGCACAGACGACCGCACGGTAACGGCGTTTGCGTTCGAACTGGGGGACGCCATCCCGAAGTCGGATTGGGAGCGCTACTACCTCCCGGCAGGTGGCGACGAGGATTAG
- the clpS gene encoding ATP-dependent Clp protease adapter ClpS: MSQNDTVLKPKTVTKPKLERPRLHKVILFNDDYTPREFVVLVLKAVFRTGEDAANHIMLTAHQKGSCVVAVYARDIAETKAKEATDLAKEAGFPLMFTTEPEE, translated from the coding sequence ATGAGCCAGAACGATACTGTTCTCAAGCCGAAGACGGTGACCAAGCCGAAGCTGGAGCGACCCCGGCTGCACAAGGTCATTCTCTTCAACGACGACTACACGCCGCGCGAATTCGTCGTCCTCGTCCTGAAGGCCGTGTTTCGCACCGGCGAGGACGCCGCCAACCACATCATGCTGACGGCGCACCAGAAGGGCTCCTGCGTCGTTGCCGTCTATGCCCGCGACATTGCCGAGACCAAGGCGAAGGAGGCGACCGACCTTGCCAAGGAGGCGGGCTTTCCGCTGATGTTCACCACGGAGCCCGAAGAGTAA
- a CDS encoding cytochrome b N-terminal domain-containing protein: MSGHSSYQPSSGLEKWIDSRLPLPRMIYDSFVAYPVPRNLNYAYTFGAMLSVMLIVQILTGIVLAMHYTAETTVAFDSVEKIMRDVNHGWLIRYLHSNGASFFFVAVYLHIARGLYYGSYKAPREILWILGVVIYLLMMATGFMGYVLPWGQMSFWGATVITGFFSAFPWVGEWIQQFLLGGFAVGQPTLNRFFSLHYLLPFMIAGVVILHIWALHVTGQTNPTGVEVKSKTDTVPFTPYATLKDALGVVIFLIAYAWFVFYLPNYLGHPDNYIMANALKTPSHIVPEWYYLPFYAMLRAITFNIGPIDSKLGGVLVMFGSIIILFFLPWLDTSKVRSAVYRPWYRLFFWLFVADCIMLGWLGSRTPSDLYTLMALCGTIYYFGFFLVIMPVLGLIETPKRIPNSITEAVLEKKSAKA, encoded by the coding sequence ATGAGTGGCCATTCTAGCTACCAGCCGTCGTCGGGTCTCGAAAAGTGGATCGATTCCCGCCTGCCGCTGCCCCGGATGATTTACGACAGCTTCGTCGCCTATCCGGTTCCCCGCAACCTGAACTATGCCTACACCTTCGGCGCAATGCTGTCGGTCATGCTGATCGTCCAGATCCTCACCGGCATCGTTCTCGCCATGCATTACACCGCCGAAACGACGGTCGCCTTCGACTCGGTCGAAAAGATCATGCGCGACGTCAATCACGGCTGGCTGATCCGTTACCTGCACTCCAACGGCGCATCGTTCTTCTTCGTCGCCGTCTACCTGCACATCGCCCGTGGCCTCTATTACGGTTCCTACAAGGCGCCGCGTGAAATCCTCTGGATCCTCGGCGTGGTCATCTATCTCCTGATGATGGCGACCGGCTTCATGGGTTACGTTCTGCCCTGGGGTCAGATGTCCTTCTGGGGCGCGACCGTCATCACCGGCTTCTTCTCGGCCTTCCCGTGGGTCGGCGAGTGGATTCAGCAGTTCCTGCTCGGCGGCTTTGCCGTCGGTCAGCCGACGCTGAACCGCTTCTTCTCGCTGCACTACCTGCTGCCCTTCATGATTGCCGGTGTCGTTATCCTGCACATCTGGGCGCTGCACGTGACCGGCCAGACGAACCCGACCGGCGTCGAAGTCAAGTCGAAGACCGATACCGTTCCCTTCACGCCCTATGCGACGCTGAAGGATGCGCTCGGCGTGGTGATCTTCCTGATCGCCTATGCCTGGTTCGTCTTCTATCTGCCGAACTACCTCGGTCACCCCGACAACTACATCATGGCCAACGCGCTGAAGACGCCGTCGCACATCGTTCCGGAATGGTACTACCTGCCGTTCTACGCGATGCTGCGTGCGATCACCTTCAACATCGGCCCGATCGACTCGAAGCTCGGTGGCGTTCTGGTGATGTTCGGTTCGATCATCATCCTGTTCTTCCTGCCGTGGCTCGACACCTCGAAGGTCCGTTCGGCCGTGTACCGTCCGTGGTACCGCCTGTTCTTCTGGCTCTTCGTCGCCGACTGCATCATGCTGGGCTGGCTCGGATCGCGTACGCCGTCCGACCTCTACACCCTGATGGCTCTCTGCGGCACGATCTACTACTTCGGTTTCTTCCTGGTCATCATGCCGGTTCTCGGCCTGATCGAAACGCCGAAGCGCATTCCCAACTCGATCACCGAAGCGGTGCTCGAGAAGAAGAGCGCGAAAGCGTGA
- a CDS encoding MaoC family dehydratase, with product MTARYYFEDFHTGRTFPLGPVTVSKEEIIAFASEFDPQPMHTDEEAAKQSLFGTLVASGWHTSSIMMRMMIDSYLLQSASEGSPGVDLMEWKKPVLAGDTLSGQTTVVQARASASRPGIGLVKVLHELFNQKGDLVLKSENWIMMRRRPAGEAQQ from the coding sequence ATGACAGCCAGATATTATTTCGAGGATTTTCACACCGGCCGGACATTTCCGCTCGGGCCGGTCACGGTGAGCAAGGAAGAAATCATCGCCTTCGCTTCGGAATTTGATCCACAGCCGATGCACACCGACGAAGAGGCCGCCAAACAATCCCTGTTCGGAACGCTGGTCGCCTCCGGCTGGCATACGTCCAGCATCATGATGCGGATGATGATCGACAGCTATCTCCTGCAGTCGGCCTCCGAGGGCTCGCCCGGTGTCGACCTGATGGAATGGAAGAAGCCGGTGCTCGCCGGCGACACGCTGTCCGGCCAGACGACCGTCGTGCAGGCCCGCGCCTCCGCCTCCAGGCCCGGCATCGGCCTCGTCAAGGTCCTTCACGAGCTCTTCAACCAGAAGGGCGACTTGGTCTTGAAATCGGAGAACTGGATCATGATGCGGCGGCGGCCGGCCGGGGAGGCTCAACAATGA
- a CDS encoding substrate-binding periplasmic protein has product MKHAILFAALLFPAVSQAAPLMLTTESYPPFNFRENGEYKGSSVEQVDILMKAAGIDYKMEMMPWARAIALAENDGNTCVFTTVHNQERDPAFKWIEPLLTSRTVLIRKAGSGVDPKSLADARQFNVGTQRDDFTQTILQENGFARIDLATDLELTMKKLLSGRVDLMPISEKYYDKLKREGVPIEATLVLAQDVYSIACNPAVPDATVAKMQAGLDALIADGTQKRLFEKYGLADD; this is encoded by the coding sequence GTGAAGCACGCCATCCTCTTTGCCGCCCTGCTCTTTCCTGCCGTCTCGCAGGCCGCGCCTCTGATGCTGACGACCGAATCCTATCCTCCCTTCAATTTCCGCGAGAACGGCGAATACAAGGGCTCGTCGGTCGAGCAGGTCGATATTCTGATGAAGGCCGCCGGCATCGACTACAAGATGGAGATGATGCCGTGGGCCCGCGCCATCGCGCTGGCCGAGAATGACGGGAACACCTGCGTCTTCACCACCGTCCACAACCAGGAGCGCGATCCAGCCTTCAAGTGGATCGAGCCCCTGCTGACCAGCCGCACGGTCCTCATCCGCAAGGCCGGCTCCGGCGTCGATCCGAAATCGCTGGCGGACGCCCGACAGTTCAATGTCGGAACCCAACGCGACGATTTCACCCAGACGATCCTGCAGGAAAACGGCTTCGCCCGGATCGATCTCGCCACCGATCTGGAACTGACCATGAAGAAGCTGCTCTCCGGTCGCGTCGACCTGATGCCGATATCGGAGAAATACTACGACAAGCTGAAGCGTGAAGGCGTGCCGATCGAAGCGACGCTCGTGCTGGCTCAGGATGTCTATTCCATCGCCTGCAATCCGGCTGTACCCGACGCGACGGTCGCGAAGATGCAGGCAGGGCTCGACGCGCTGATTGCCGACGGCACGCAGAAGAGGCTTTTCGAGAAATACGGGCTGGCTGACGACTGA
- a CDS encoding adenine phosphoribosyltransferase, translating to MNDLRSELAAAIRNIPDYPKPGIIFRDITTLLGNPRAFRRAVDELVQPYVGLKVDKIAGMEARGFILGGAVAHQLSAGFIPIRKKGKLPHDTVRVAYSLEYGVDEMEMHKDAVQPGEKVILVDDLIATGGTAEGAVKLLRQMGADVVSACFVIDLPELGGRKKLEALGVEVRTLVEFSGH from the coding sequence ATGAACGATCTGCGTTCCGAACTTGCCGCCGCCATCCGCAACATTCCGGATTATCCGAAGCCCGGCATCATCTTCCGCGACATCACCACGCTGCTCGGCAATCCGCGCGCCTTTCGCCGCGCCGTCGACGAGCTGGTGCAGCCCTATGTCGGCCTGAAGGTGGACAAGATCGCGGGCATGGAAGCGCGTGGCTTCATTCTCGGTGGTGCCGTCGCGCATCAGCTTTCCGCCGGCTTCATTCCGATCCGCAAGAAGGGCAAGCTGCCGCACGATACGGTGCGGGTCGCCTACAGCCTGGAATACGGTGTGGACGAGATGGAGATGCACAAGGATGCCGTTCAGCCCGGCGAGAAGGTGATCCTTGTCGACGACCTGATCGCCACTGGCGGCACGGCGGAAGGGGCGGTCAAGCTCCTGCGGCAGATGGGTGCGGACGTCGTCTCGGCCTGCTTCGTCATCGACCTGCCGGAGCTCGGCGGCCGCAAGAAGCTCGAAGCGCTCGGCGTCGAGGTCCGCACGCTCGTCGAATTTTCCGGCCACTGA